Part of the Phragmites australis chromosome 23, lpPhrAust1.1, whole genome shotgun sequence genome is shown below.
TGCCACTACACGCGTGAACACGGCGCATGCACCTTTGGATGCAGAGTTCATTTATCTGCAGTGGCAGCAGCTCACCTGTCGCAGTCACCAAAAATATTTGCTCACCAATGATCTCATTCGTTTCACAGTTTTTCGCGCTCTTAATGGTTTGCGCTTGCTTGTGGTGGATCGGCGCCGGAACTGATTGTCATCCAAGGATTTTGTTTGGATCATTTGTCCATCTATGTGGATGTACTCGTTGATCTTGTATTTGTTAAATTGCAGTGTATTTGGCATCTCATTTCATTCAAACATATATGAACTATATCTTCGATCCAAAGACTTGGAGAACTGTCAGATTGTGAATATCTCCGAAGAACATGCAAGATCAAACCGGAAGACATATATCGGAGGAGAACAGGAGATAATTAACATAATGGCAATATTCTAGGGATTACAAGTCCAGAAAACTCACTTCACAGGTAGAGAGATGCAGGAGCAAACACCCTTTCTTTCTTTACAAAGTGAAAGCTCCAAAAAGcctggaagaagaagaaaacaccCCCACCCCCCCAAAAGACAGTTAAACTATGCTAGTCAGTTCATCTTAACTAGACAGCAAACGGAGCAAACTAGAAACGAAGCCAAATCTTCGATCTGGTCCACTTCACAATTCGCTCTAAAAAACACGGCTCTCTATATGTTAAGCTAAGCAGCCAGTTCCCTAGGTCTCAGCAACCATGGCCATCTATACAACGGTGACCGCATGGGTTACAGCAACCTCCATGGCAGGTGGTGATGGTGGCTCAGGCCAACGAAAGTCGAAAGGGGCCTCAAAAGGGGGGAGTGGAGCAGGCAGGATGGCTTCTGCAGGGCATGATTCTGTGTAATGGAACTCGATCTGGAGGCGGTGGTGCAGCGGAGTTGATGCCATGAGACCCTTCTTGATGTCAGCCTGCAGCTCCCGGATCGGGATGGCAGCCAAGAAGCTTTTGATGTACTCCTTGCAAGCATCCTTACCCTTTGACACGAGCTCACACTCTTCGGTGTCAGTTCCACTGTCCTGCTCAGTTGAGGAACTCTCCGAAGAATCCTTCGGGGGTCCACTGGAATCAGGATTGGTTTCCTTCTTTTCAGCAGGTACTTTATGAATCATGGTATTGTCACCAAACTTCAAGATGTATGCCTGATTGCAACCTTCAGACAGCCTTTCACCGAGTGTATCAATGATGTAATAAGTATTGGCTTCAACCTTGAGGACGAAAAAGTGGTCGTTCCAACTGACAATGTATAGAGTAGGTTTTCCAGTGGAGCACTCCGCTGCTCGGCTGATCTCATCCCAGATGTTATCAAATGACATAGCACCATCAAGGAAGTCAAATCCACTTACATCCTCCGTACCTTCTGGATGGAAGAACCCAACGAATGACTCGCTGGGAACCACTGTGAGCGGGCGGATCTTTGCATGAATGACTGTTTCAAGATCAAAGTGCTTGTCAGGAAAGCGCTCTCTGTAGGTCTCATTTTCGCAAAGTTTCCTCCATTCTAGAGACCCTTCTCGGATGAGGTTGTCGAACTGTGATCTGATTGGCATCAGGTTATGGTTTGCTTGGAACCAGTCTGCAACAACAGCCACAAGTGCTGTGCAGGCACTCTCCCCCGCAGCTCGTTCGCTTCTCTGGTCTATTGATGCAAAGAACACCTGTGTAGAAAGCTTCAAGTGGCCATCACGACTAAATACTTCCTTTGACTCCCAGTTCCCCACAACAAAATCGTCATCACCGAATACCGACACCATACTATTAGTAGAGTCATTTGATCCCTGCAAATGAGAAGATGATATGATGTCAACAAACCTCCAATAGCAATGAGAGTagaacaaaaaaagaaacaaaaaatcaaaaatcttCTCAAGATATCATGAAGATATGTACCTCCGAAACAGATCCATCAAAAGAGGTCAGCAGTCGTCGATCATAGTCAATATCATCACCTCCCTCTTCTCCATATGGCTTCAACAAAGGCTCCCCTTTAGCCTTTGGCAGTTTTGTCTTTCTCCATCTAACTGGAAGTATGCTCCTCTTTCGCCGGACAGGTATAGAAATACGCTCCTCAGCAATGGACAATGGCGCTTGCTCCACATGAGAACTAGCACCGGAATTCCAGTGACTGTAATGTACCCAATCCTCATCATCTCCATCAATCCTAGGTGCATAAAGTAGGGCACCGACATTCATAGTGTGCAGTGAGCCATAGCTGAAGGACTTCCTTACAGTTGAACCCCCTAAGTCATCACCCTGCTCTCTATCGTCCAAATCATCATCGATAGAGTCAGTATCACAAGAAAATTCGGCACCATCGCTATGAACATAGTACTTCTCCTCACTGCCATCATAGTCTTGGTTAGTCTTTCTGAACTTCCGTGTTGACACTAGATCTCTTaggattttcagatttctcagcCCTACTTTAATGACAGAAACCTCATCTTTTCCAGAAGGAACAGAGTCACCAGAGGAAGGTGACAATGGCGCAATAACAACAGAACGCTGTGAAGCATCAGGTGATTGTTGAGAAATTCTCAGTTCCGCCAGGACCAAAGTTAGCTGGAAAGAAAAATGACACTAAAAGTCATACAATGTTTTACTATCTGATGAGAATAGGAAACCAAAATAAATCTTGGTATTCCAATATATGAAGCCAGATATTTGACAAGCAACATACATGGAGTGATGGGGCTGGTTCTGTTGCACCACTGGGCACTGCCAATGGTAGGATTATCTTGATCTCCTCTTCAGCAGAAGATGCGTAGTCCGCTAGGTTTAGCGAAGCAGTTCCCAGAATAAGTTTGTTCTTTGACATTTTATTTGATTCCTGCAGCAATGAAAAAAAGTCAAGGAGGCCCAAATAAACTGTAGAATTTAATCCAAATAAACCAACAGAAGAAGATGCCATAGATACATGCATTCCTAGCTGTGCTTGTTTAAAGACAGTAAAACTGGTTGGCTGACTCATAAAATTTAATTATCTGTCCACAAAGTACACTAGATGCCATAACGACCCCAGTTTTAGCTTCTCTGATTCTTTTGTATGACACTGGGTGACAAGCTCCACTAAGATGCACGCAATGTACTCAAAGCAAATAGCTGAGACAACGGTGAATCACCAATGACAAGTACCCAAGAGAAATGACATTGCAAAATGGCAAGTCCACCAAGTGCAAACAAGTCAaaacaaatacaacaaaatGGTAACCGTGTAACCATAAAAATGTGTATTTGTGTTTATCTTAAAGTGCACAAAGCAACAATGCAAGGCAAGGACAAAAAACCGGAAAAATTCATGACAGCCAATTTATCCTGAGTTCACGGAGCGACAAAAGGGTATAAACTATCCGCGTTTCCTGATTTGCCATATCTCCTTCTAAATTGGTAATATTGCACACTGAATTAAATGGCTAATGGCTTTCTGATTACATTGAACTAATTTATGCCAGGCCAGCCTAGCTACTAACCAACAACAGAAGTATTTGTCGGTTTGACACCTAGCCTATCATATATCCAAGTAACTCGGCTtcgaaaccaacaaaatttagctaacaaaaatatttcattttttctAATTAAGTTACACGAATGAAACTAAAGCAATTAAGAAACAACAAATAACTCCATCCAGTGACCTCAACAAAGAAGGAAATAAAAGGAGGCCAGGCTGTACATGATAACAACGTAAAAAACGAAACAGAGAACAGAATTAAAACCAGCAGCAACTTCGAATATATGTAGATAACAGGCACAATTTTGTTAAGGCTTCTAAAATGGTAGGTTTTTATAGAAAATATATATCtgtaaaaaagattaaatcgATCTAGATGTCTACTTCTTTTAAAGCATCAGTTTGATGCCtctgaagttttttatttttcctgtaAAGACAAGACCGAAATGAATTTTAATAACTCATCACTTTCTTTGGTACCAACAAATAACCAATGAGGCCTGACCCTTTCAAAGCAAAAGTCAAAACTTTCACCATCAATATGGCCAAGATGAAATGCTCTAAAAGTCCGAACAAGAATTACTGTGCCACCGATGGCAAAATCAATCCAATGCTATAATCAACTCAACAACAAATTAGTCGAGCCAATGAGATCAAGAACACACAGAgccatataaaaaaaatgctctCTTTTTTTACGAGCAAGAGCACAAACAAATTAATCTAGCTCATATGCAAAGGCGAGACTAAACCGAACGAAGAAAGAGATGCTCACACTGACAACGGAGAAGGAGACGTCCCAGGGGTGGAACGCGGCGGACTCGCGATGCGACGTCGCCGTGAGCGTTGCTTCCTTCTCGAACTCCTCCTCCCACGCCACCGCCACCGGCGGAGCGACGGCGGCAGCGCTGTCCTCCGCGTCGgaatgggcggcggcggcctccgcCGCTAGCACCTCCTTCCGCGTCTGGTTCCTGGGCGGTCGCTGGGCGCGCCGCAGCGAGCTCAGCGGCGACATCTTCGGGCCCTTCCAG
Proteins encoded:
- the LOC133906196 gene encoding uncharacterized protein LOC133906196 isoform X2, encoding MVARMMRWPRPLPARNLRVRLVVRRAEGLPPPPAPLSPEGSPEAGAEVFVEVSWKGPKMSPLSSLRRAQRPPRNQTRKEVLAAEAAAAHSDAEDSAAAVAPPVAVAWEEEFEKEATLTATSHRESAAFHPWDVSFSVESNKMSKNKLILGTASLNLADYASSAEEEIKIILPLAVPSGATEPAPSLHLTLVLAELRISQQSPDASQRSVVIAPLSPSSGDSVPSGKDEVSVIKVGLRNLKILRDLVSTRKFRKTNQDYDGSEEKYYVHSDGAEFSCDTDSIDDDLDDREQGDDLGGSTVRKSFSYGSLHTMNVGALLYAPRIDGDDEDWVHYSHWNSGASSHVEQAPLSIAEERISIPVRRKRSILPVRWRKTKLPKAKGEPLLKPYGEEGGDDIDYDRRLLTSFDGSVSEGSNDSTNSMVSVFGDDDFVVGNWESKEVFSRDGHLKLSTQVFFASIDQRSERAAGESACTALVAVVADWFQANHNLMPIRSQFDNLIREGSLEWRKLCENETYRERFPDKHFDLETVIHAKIRPLTVVPSESFVGFFHPEGTEDVSGFDFLDGAMSFDNIWDEISRAAECSTGKPTLYIVSWNDHFFVLKVEANTYYIIDTLGERLSEGCNQAYILKFGDNTMIHKVPAEKKETNPDSSGPPKDSSESSSTEQDSGTDTEECELVSKGKDACKEYIKSFLAAIPIRELQADIKKGLMASTPLHHRLQIEFHYTESCPAEAILPAPLPPFEAPFDFRWPEPPSPPAMEVAVTHAVTVV
- the LOC133906196 gene encoding uncharacterized protein LOC133906196 isoform X1 yields the protein MVARMMRWPRPLPARNLRVRLVVRRAEGLPPPPAPLSPEGSPEAGAEVFVEVSWKGPKMSPLSSLRRAQRPPRNQTRKEVLAAEAAAAHSDAEDSAAAVAPPVAVAWEEEFEKEATLTATSHRESAAFHPWDVSFSVVSESNKMSKNKLILGTASLNLADYASSAEEEIKIILPLAVPSGATEPAPSLHLTLVLAELRISQQSPDASQRSVVIAPLSPSSGDSVPSGKDEVSVIKVGLRNLKILRDLVSTRKFRKTNQDYDGSEEKYYVHSDGAEFSCDTDSIDDDLDDREQGDDLGGSTVRKSFSYGSLHTMNVGALLYAPRIDGDDEDWVHYSHWNSGASSHVEQAPLSIAEERISIPVRRKRSILPVRWRKTKLPKAKGEPLLKPYGEEGGDDIDYDRRLLTSFDGSVSEGSNDSTNSMVSVFGDDDFVVGNWESKEVFSRDGHLKLSTQVFFASIDQRSERAAGESACTALVAVVADWFQANHNLMPIRSQFDNLIREGSLEWRKLCENETYRERFPDKHFDLETVIHAKIRPLTVVPSESFVGFFHPEGTEDVSGFDFLDGAMSFDNIWDEISRAAECSTGKPTLYIVSWNDHFFVLKVEANTYYIIDTLGERLSEGCNQAYILKFGDNTMIHKVPAEKKETNPDSSGPPKDSSESSSTEQDSGTDTEECELVSKGKDACKEYIKSFLAAIPIRELQADIKKGLMASTPLHHRLQIEFHYTESCPAEAILPAPLPPFEAPFDFRWPEPPSPPAMEVAVTHAVTVV